One window from the genome of Methanococcoides sp. AM1 encodes:
- a CDS encoding catalase: MSDTNEKTPKVLTTAFGIPVGDDQNSLTAGERGPVLMQDVHLLEKLGHFDRERIPERVVHAKGAGAGGYFEVTADVTKYTKAKFLSDIGKRTEVFVRFSTVGGEKGSADAARDPRGFAIKFYTEEGNYDLTGNNTPVFFIRDPLKFPDFIHTQKRNPATNCKDPNMFWDFLSLTPESIHQVTILFSDRGTPATYRNMNGYSSHTYKWYTEDGNYVWVQYHFKTDQGIKNLTREEADKLSGSDPDHATRDLYEAIERGDYPSWTLEMQIMTPEQAKDYRFDILDITKVWPHGDFPTIKIGKLVLNRNPENYFAEVEQAAFSPANLVPGIAISPDKMLQARVFSYHDTHIHRLGPNYHLIPVNIPKNAPEVSYQRDGFMRIDGNGSGGPNYWPNSFGGPGPDADALEPEFEISGPAARTPYNHPNDDFVQAGNLYRNVMDDQARENLVGNIVSHISGAQKRIQLRQTALFFKADPDYGSRVAEGLGLDVKEVERLANMTKEERAKATEK, translated from the coding sequence TTGAGTGATACAAATGAGAAAACTCCAAAGGTATTAACTACTGCCTTTGGGATCCCGGTCGGGGACGATCAGAACAGTTTGACAGCAGGGGAACGTGGACCGGTCCTGATGCAGGATGTGCATCTGCTGGAGAAACTCGGACACTTTGACCGCGAGCGAATACCTGAGCGCGTTGTACATGCAAAGGGTGCAGGTGCAGGAGGTTACTTCGAAGTGACTGCCGACGTTACCAAATACACAAAGGCCAAATTCCTTTCAGATATCGGCAAGCGTACTGAAGTCTTTGTCCGCTTTTCAACGGTAGGTGGTGAGAAAGGGTCTGCTGATGCAGCACGCGATCCGCGTGGATTTGCCATTAAGTTCTATACAGAAGAGGGAAACTACGACCTGACAGGGAACAATACCCCTGTATTCTTCATTCGGGATCCATTGAAGTTCCCTGATTTCATCCACACACAGAAACGAAATCCTGCAACCAACTGTAAGGACCCGAACATGTTCTGGGATTTCCTTTCCCTTACCCCGGAATCCATTCATCAGGTCACCATACTGTTCTCGGACAGGGGTACACCTGCAACTTACCGCAACATGAACGGCTACTCGAGCCACACATACAAATGGTACACTGAAGATGGTAATTACGTCTGGGTACAGTACCATTTCAAGACTGACCAGGGGATAAAGAACCTGACCCGCGAAGAAGCGGATAAATTAAGTGGCAGCGACCCGGATCATGCTACAAGGGACCTCTATGAAGCTATTGAAAGAGGAGATTACCCATCATGGACCCTTGAAATGCAGATCATGACACCGGAGCAGGCCAAAGACTACCGGTTCGATATCCTCGATATAACCAAGGTCTGGCCACACGGGGATTTCCCGACCATCAAGATAGGCAAGCTGGTACTGAACCGGAACCCGGAAAATTACTTTGCAGAAGTTGAGCAGGCAGCCTTCAGTCCGGCCAACCTTGTGCCAGGGATCGCGATCTCGCCGGACAAGATGCTGCAAGCCAGAGTATTTTCCTACCACGACACTCACATCCACCGACTTGGGCCCAACTATCACCTTATCCCTGTGAACATACCCAAGAACGCACCGGAAGTCAGTTACCAGCGTGACGGATTTATGCGCATTGATGGCAATGGTAGTGGCGGACCAAATTACTGGCCAAACAGTTTTGGCGGACCTGGGCCAGATGCGGATGCTCTTGAGCCTGAATTTGAAATATCCGGCCCGGCAGCACGTACACCTTATAACCATCCCAACGATGATTTTGTACAGGCAGGCAACCTGTATCGTAATGTTATGGATGATCAGGCCCGTGAGAATCTGGTAGGCAATATTGTGTCCCATATATCAGGTGCACAAAAGCGCATCCAGCTAAGGCAGACAGCTCTATTCTTCAAGGCGGATCCTGATTATGGAAGCCGGGTAGCCGAGGGACTGGGACTGGATGTAAAGGAAGTAGAACGTCTTGCTAATATGACCAAAGAAGAACGTGCAAAAGCGACTGAAAAGTAA
- a CDS encoding DUF373 family protein, translating into MQTLVICIDRDNDLGEKANVITPLIGREDNIDAAVKLATADPEDSDSNTIFGGVNVLDELLAKGLDAQIITFAGDKNVGVISDQKISAQLDAFLSENEITNAIFISDGAEDETLLPIVQSRIKIDSVKRIVVKQSANLESTYYILKNALNDPKISQTFFVPLGLAALIYAIFLLARYPEGAIIGISAAIGMYMLYRGFNLDQPFALLRERMKDAFYEGQMTFVTYTIAAILGVIATMIGAVTLWQYYITGGSWYYGIVTLITVFINVTIWWYVIAILFADIGKMVDQKVSKTFTVKEIAPALFIIAIGLLFWGASSYILSVSALAGDAASNELSLQYFVYSVVGAIMIALFGIRISMSNTSPEKLLKKEKGKAKK; encoded by the coding sequence ATGCAAACTTTAGTCATATGCATCGACAGAGACAATGATCTTGGTGAAAAAGCAAATGTTATCACCCCACTCATAGGACGTGAAGATAACATCGATGCAGCAGTGAAACTTGCAACTGCAGACCCCGAGGACTCCGACAGCAATACAATATTTGGCGGCGTGAATGTTCTTGATGAATTGCTTGCAAAGGGGCTTGATGCCCAGATAATCACATTTGCAGGTGACAAGAATGTGGGCGTTATATCAGACCAGAAAATATCTGCCCAGCTGGATGCATTCCTGAGCGAGAATGAGATCACAAATGCAATATTCATATCCGATGGAGCAGAAGATGAAACACTCCTGCCCATCGTCCAATCCCGTATCAAGATCGATTCAGTAAAACGTATCGTGGTTAAGCAAAGTGCAAACCTCGAAAGTACTTACTATATCCTGAAAAATGCACTGAACGATCCGAAAATATCGCAGACCTTCTTTGTGCCATTAGGACTTGCAGCACTTATCTATGCAATTTTCCTGCTGGCAAGATATCCGGAAGGCGCAATTATTGGTATTTCAGCCGCTATCGGAATGTACATGCTTTACAGGGGATTCAACCTTGACCAGCCATTCGCGCTTTTAAGAGAAAGGATGAAAGATGCTTTTTATGAAGGCCAGATGACCTTTGTCACTTACACGATCGCTGCCATCCTTGGAGTGATCGCCACCATGATCGGCGCTGTGACGCTCTGGCAATACTACATTACAGGCGGCAGCTGGTACTATGGGATAGTAACCCTCATCACCGTTTTCATTAATGTCACCATCTGGTGGTACGTTATAGCCATTCTTTTTGCAGACATCGGGAAGATGGTCGACCAGAAAGTAAGCAAAACCTTTACAGTAAAAGAGATAGCACCGGCTCTTTTCATAATAGCAATTGGTCTGCTTTTCTGGGGTGCAAGCAGCTATATACTCTCAGTAAGCGCTCTTGCCGGCGATGCAGCAAGCAATGAACTGAGCCTGCAATACTTCGTGTACTCAGTAGTAGGTGCCATAATGATCGCACTTTTTGGCATAAGGATCTCTATGAGCAATACATCACCCGAGAAGCTTCTGAAGAAAGAAAAGGGTAAAGCTAAAAAATAA
- a CDS encoding MTAP family purine nucleoside phosphorylase: protein MKIDAAVLGGVGFSSFIEGSAKIVNTPYGDVGVYIGELNDKTIAIVPRHSGAAEHVPPHMINYRANIWAIKELGVEKIVATNSVGTMKGHALGSFVIPDDFVDLTKSRISTFHDKNTVHVDMTEPYCPLISKCLMETLEKKGLDYTRGTYVCTEGPRFETRAEIKMMSTIGDIVGMTGLPEVVLARELELCYASICTITNQACGLTENKITADEVVDELGTTQDILLSVLTDVIDCIPPTRECECMNATQGARL from the coding sequence ATGAAAATCGATGCAGCAGTACTTGGTGGCGTTGGATTCTCATCTTTTATAGAAGGATCTGCAAAGATCGTCAATACACCTTACGGGGATGTTGGCGTATATATTGGCGAACTGAATGATAAGACCATAGCCATAGTACCCCGGCATTCAGGAGCTGCTGAACATGTTCCTCCACATATGATCAACTATCGTGCCAATATATGGGCGATAAAGGAACTTGGAGTGGAAAAGATAGTAGCCACCAATTCCGTAGGAACCATGAAAGGTCATGCACTCGGCAGTTTTGTTATACCTGATGATTTTGTAGACCTTACCAAAAGCCGCATATCCACATTCCATGACAAGAACACAGTTCATGTTGATATGACAGAACCATATTGTCCTCTTATCAGCAAATGCCTTATGGAAACACTTGAGAAAAAAGGGCTTGACTATACCAGAGGAACATATGTTTGTACCGAAGGGCCACGCTTTGAGACCCGTGCAGAGATAAAAATGATGAGTACGATCGGAGATATTGTTGGTATGACAGGACTTCCGGAAGTTGTCCTTGCACGAGAGCTGGAACTGTGCTATGCCTCCATTTGTACCATAACGAACCAGGCATGTGGACTTACCGAAAACAAGATAACGGCAGATGAAGTCGTGGATGAGCTTGGTACGACGCAGGATATACTGCTGAGTGTGCTAACCGATGTTATTGACTGCATTCCCCCAACGCGTGAATGTGAATGCATGAATGCTACACAAGGGGCACGTCTTTAA
- a CDS encoding ATPase domain-containing protein: MSSQLSVGTEVIITPRTSQHKVAAEQEVSLTEDAQVRRKLELRTVPKETVPVTETNAVEESRITADVSPVQKNLCDGPVVVPTGIYVLDRTLGGGLPLNSMVYFSADPRSMSEVFFYEFTQSRKTYYFTTGRRPKYVRRDIMNQNLDPSNVIFVDIYSEYYFTSMGDMVDNLGNGHIDSKIIEYAEYNLRTILNNSKGEEVNIIFDNFSFFMNLNVNPGLLKRLINLLYETTKEANSITFLYSLKGSHDEKSENEILNASDVIFDVDVERHPDKIMSKLSIPKIRGMAPKTDVIKFNVSEGINIDTSKDIA; this comes from the coding sequence ATGTCAAGTCAGCTTTCTGTAGGTACGGAGGTAATAATTACTCCGAGGACGTCGCAACATAAAGTAGCGGCAGAACAAGAGGTGTCTCTTACAGAAGATGCCCAGGTTCGCAGGAAGCTTGAGCTACGTACCGTCCCGAAGGAAACTGTTCCTGTAACTGAAACAAATGCTGTAGAGGAGAGCCGCATAACAGCTGATGTCAGTCCCGTCCAAAAGAATTTATGTGATGGTCCTGTTGTCGTTCCAACTGGCATCTACGTATTGGACAGGACCCTTGGGGGAGGCCTGCCCCTAAATTCAATGGTCTATTTCTCTGCAGATCCAAGATCCATGTCAGAAGTATTCTTTTACGAGTTCACACAGTCCCGTAAAACCTATTATTTTACCACTGGGCGCAGGCCTAAATATGTGCGCAGGGACATCATGAACCAGAATCTTGATCCTTCGAATGTCATATTTGTGGACATCTACAGTGAGTATTATTTCACTTCCATGGGTGACATGGTCGATAATCTGGGTAATGGCCACATTGATTCCAAGATTATCGAGTACGCTGAATATAACTTACGCACCATCCTGAATAATTCAAAGGGAGAAGAGGTCAATATCATTTTTGATAATTTCTCGTTCTTCATGAACCTCAATGTGAATCCGGGACTTCTCAAGCGTCTGATCAATCTTCTATATGAGACCACGAAAGAAGCCAACAGTATTACATTCCTTTATTCCCTGAAAGGCAGTCATGATGAAAAATCTGAAAATGAGATCCTCAATGCATCAGATGTTATCTTTGATGTAGATGTTGAAAGGCATCCTGATAAGATCATGAGCAAGCTTTCGATCCCAAAGATACGTGGAATGGCACCTAAAACAGACGTTATCAAGTTCAATGTCTCAGAAGGCATCAACATTGATACGTCAAAGGATATTGCATAA
- a CDS encoding DUF5814 domain-containing protein, translated as MTLWTFLKAEKAKVIVMAIKDRKRLPQFTGELILRKADAGPRPHKFRIFRDEKDELRPPEEFIDLLRMSERILIDIESEKKGEEDVKELLSGFHLDWEHAHVCRFCLLKKRFNFINKKSIKYHHELICEECAKEELDRALRNAHSYFGDEAAERIQQIMLTTRDLDRTIGMLSPEDLDLEYTRFDTIEAQTQLTQVRIKDIPLSNKFKKILLKKSDTLLPVQSLSVEKGLLKRKNQLVTSVTATGKTLIGEIAGIENIIRGQGKMLYLVPLVALANQKYDQFNKRYSELGLKASIRVGSSRIRTSKTKSMRRTLDSDIIVATYEGLDYILRSKDSDLLGQIGTVVIDEVHMIEDSERGHRVDGLIGRLKYVASGAQFIYLSATVAKPKLLAKRLDAELVEYEYRPVPIERHLLFCPESNKIRLMSKLVRDEYARTSSKGHKGQTIIFTNSRRNCHRIAQALPISTAPYHAGLSMQERKKVERRFEKGELPVVVTTAALAAGVDFPASQVIFESLSMGIEWLTMQEFLQMLGRAGRPDFHDRGVVVVLATPQKSYTSEQTGTEEEVAIKLLNGEMEHTDVEYGEEEQMEEILATAAVTSSKRDLEAIHKGMLATYSLKELLSKLQKKKFVNIKGDNIALTKFGSIAAGHFLSVSKAFLIRDAVLSDHNPVEIITNLEFFEAVYFKYAAQISTALKINMPSRVFQGASMDIVLEGENLSRLEMKMQDQILNFATDFLTCGCKESPYCGCPERLFSEKIINLRVDGHDPIQIVNYLENKYGITAYPGDLLGYLDDAIRNLDAVEMIAKAYSKKDLANSARHLKKLIVR; from the coding sequence ATGACTCTGTGGACATTTCTCAAGGCCGAAAAGGCCAAGGTCATTGTAATGGCCATTAAGGACAGGAAACGTCTTCCCCAATTTACCGGAGAGCTTATTCTGAGAAAGGCAGACGCAGGACCGCGTCCACACAAGTTCAGGATATTCAGGGATGAAAAGGACGAACTCAGACCACCTGAAGAATTCATAGACCTATTGAGGATGTCAGAGCGTATTCTCATTGATATCGAAAGCGAGAAGAAAGGAGAGGAAGATGTTAAGGAGCTTCTTTCAGGTTTCCATCTTGACTGGGAGCATGCACATGTGTGCAGGTTCTGCCTTTTAAAAAAGAGATTCAATTTTATCAATAAGAAATCCATCAAATATCATCATGAGCTTATTTGTGAAGAATGTGCAAAAGAAGAACTGGACCGTGCACTTAGAAATGCTCATAGCTATTTCGGAGACGAAGCAGCAGAGCGTATCCAGCAGATCATGCTCACCACACGGGACCTTGATCGCACAATAGGAATGCTGAGCCCGGAAGACCTCGACCTTGAATACACCCGGTTTGATACTATAGAAGCCCAGACACAACTTACACAGGTCAGGATAAAGGACATACCGCTGTCAAATAAGTTTAAAAAGATATTATTAAAGAAATCCGATACACTGCTGCCTGTACAATCCCTGTCGGTGGAAAAGGGACTGTTAAAGCGTAAGAACCAGCTTGTGACATCGGTAACTGCTACCGGAAAGACGCTCATTGGAGAGATAGCCGGTATTGAGAACATCATACGTGGTCAGGGTAAGATGCTATATCTTGTACCGCTTGTGGCATTAGCGAACCAGAAGTATGACCAGTTCAACAAGAGGTATTCTGAACTCGGCCTTAAGGCATCCATAAGAGTGGGAAGCTCCAGGATACGCACATCGAAGACAAAGTCCATGCGAAGAACTCTCGATTCGGATATAATTGTGGCCACATATGAAGGTCTTGACTACATATTAAGGTCAAAGGACTCAGACCTTCTGGGTCAGATAGGCACTGTTGTTATCGATGAGGTCCACATGATAGAGGATTCTGAGCGTGGCCATAGGGTGGACGGACTCATCGGAAGGCTGAAGTATGTAGCATCAGGAGCACAGTTCATCTATCTTTCAGCAACCGTGGCTAAACCGAAGCTGCTTGCGAAAAGGCTTGACGCCGAGCTTGTGGAGTATGAATACAGGCCTGTGCCTATTGAGCGCCACCTGCTGTTCTGCCCGGAGAGCAACAAGATCAGACTTATGTCAAAGCTTGTGCGGGACGAGTATGCCAGAACATCATCTAAAGGTCACAAGGGCCAGACCATCATTTTTACGAATTCCCGAAGGAACTGCCATCGAATAGCCCAGGCACTTCCAATATCTACTGCCCCTTACCATGCAGGACTTTCCATGCAGGAGAGGAAGAAGGTAGAGAGACGTTTTGAAAAGGGAGAGCTACCTGTCGTGGTCACAACCGCTGCACTTGCAGCAGGTGTTGATTTCCCTGCATCACAGGTAATATTCGAATCCCTTTCAATGGGTATAGAGTGGCTCACCATGCAGGAGTTCCTGCAGATGCTGGGACGTGCAGGAAGGCCGGATTTCCATGACAGGGGTGTGGTAGTGGTGCTTGCTACGCCACAGAAGAGCTATACAAGCGAGCAGACCGGCACTGAGGAAGAGGTTGCCATCAAACTCCTTAACGGAGAGATGGAACACACCGATGTGGAATATGGTGAAGAGGAACAGATGGAAGAGATCCTGGCCACTGCTGCGGTGACATCGTCCAAGCGTGACCTTGAGGCGATACATAAGGGCATGCTTGCAACCTATTCTTTGAAAGAATTGCTTTCAAAGCTCCAGAAAAAGAAGTTCGTGAACATTAAAGGGGACAATATAGCACTTACGAAGTTCGGAAGCATTGCAGCCGGGCATTTCCTTTCCGTTTCAAAGGCATTCCTGATAAGGGATGCAGTACTTTCCGACCACAACCCGGTGGAGATAATAACCAACCTTGAGTTCTTTGAAGCGGTCTATTTCAAATATGCAGCACAAATATCTACTGCACTGAAGATCAACATGCCTTCAAGGGTGTTCCAGGGAGCTTCCATGGACATTGTTCTTGAGGGCGAGAACCTTTCCAGGCTTGAAATGAAGATGCAGGACCAGATCCTGAACTTCGCTACTGATTTCCTGACCTGCGGTTGTAAGGAAAGTCCTTACTGCGGCTGTCCTGAGAGATTGTTCTCGGAGAAGATCATAAACCTGAGAGTGGATGGTCATGATCCTATACAGATCGTGAACTACCTTGAGAATAAGTACGGGATCACTGCCTACCCGGGAGACCTGCTGGGATACCTGGATGATGCAATACGCAACCTTGATGCTGTTGAAATGATCGCAAAGGCTTATTCCAAAAAGGACCTGGCAAATTCGGCGAGGCATCTGAAGAAGCTTATCGTAAGATGA
- a CDS encoding DUF3467 domain-containing protein translates to MTEENKNPEGKVTKKLKIEIRKPEDFKQVYAIGALGGHSPYDFRIGFYNDSPKGFDKSSNSQVVQRNIETEVILSPLAALELSHWLEQHIRDYEAMFGPITRVQKQQPKMKQPEDTSEIQGYI, encoded by the coding sequence ATGACAGAAGAGAACAAAAATCCTGAAGGTAAAGTGACAAAAAAGTTGAAGATCGAGATAAGGAAACCTGAAGACTTCAAACAGGTTTATGCTATCGGTGCACTTGGCGGGCACAGCCCGTATGATTTCAGGATCGGCTTCTACAATGACAGCCCAAAAGGCTTCGACAAGTCATCTAATTCACAGGTGGTCCAGAGAAACATTGAGACAGAAGTGATACTCTCACCCCTTGCGGCACTGGAGCTTTCACACTGGCTTGAACAGCACATCCGCGATTACGAGGCAATGTTCGGACCGATCACCAGAGTGCAGAAACAGCAACCAAAAATGAAGCAGCCTGAGGATACATCCGAGATACAGGGATATATCTAA
- a CDS encoding LSM domain-containing protein → MSNACEDTILFPNKKVQKLIGSKVQVEMKGNQHILEGTLESADDYLNLHLVDTVEIADGQRLRSLGSVVLRGNNIILIVPVEN, encoded by the coding sequence TTGAGTAATGCATGTGAGGATACGATCTTGTTCCCAAATAAGAAAGTTCAGAAATTGATAGGATCTAAGGTCCAGGTAGAGATGAAAGGCAACCAGCATATTCTTGAAGGTACATTAGAAAGTGCTGATGATTACCTTAACCTTCACCTTGTGGACACTGTTGAGATAGCTGACGGACAGCGCCTGCGCTCTCTTGGTTCCGTTGTATTGAGAGGAAACAACATAATCCTGATCGTGCCTGTAGAGAACTAA
- a CDS encoding Lrp/AsnC family transcriptional regulator, giving the protein MEIEEKTLKLIGDSKDGVYQNELWKMLEIDSRKCSRVITKLMNSDLIYRESAVNNGARTYLIKVVAPEEESYDLLLAGEMFSPCAGCRLACQPEICELLSTWINQIKQDDEDKTDEE; this is encoded by the coding sequence ATGGAAATAGAAGAAAAAACTCTTAAACTTATAGGCGATAGCAAGGACGGCGTCTACCAGAACGAACTCTGGAAGATGCTGGAGATCGACAGTCGCAAATGTTCAAGGGTCATCACCAAGTTGATGAATTCAGACCTGATATACCGTGAGTCTGCAGTCAACAACGGCGCAAGGACCTATTTGATCAAAGTAGTCGCACCAGAAGAGGAATCCTATGACCTTCTTCTCGCAGGAGAGATGTTCTCACCCTGCGCAGGTTGCAGATTAGCCTGCCAGCCTGAGATCTGCGAACTACTATCCACCTGGATCAACCAGATAAAACAGGACGACGAAGACAAAACAGACGAAGAATGA
- a CDS encoding PAS domain S-box protein has translation MVNELKINRTFREIAIIVVMTIIVTIIAKISGGIQMFCEWFQAHEVVHAPIFGFLVLMSGLAIYGLRSYNETDQEIGSYRDVKHSLQESEEKFRTIFDKANDGIYLIDLHGRFIDVNAIACKQTGYSRDEMLQMTYKDMGFPEIDYKKQVKELYKKGYTSFESASILKNGSNAYGQIRSQIIQYGGKTAILSIARDITERKKAETDLQESERKFRTIFENANDGISIAGIEGHFWDVNQKFCELLGYSRDELLQMKMWDLEPHEQIEESLERMKELRKQGYAIFETVGVCKGGSTIPIELSIRIIKYEEKPALLCVVRDITERKKTEKAIINAKITAENANRVKTEFITNMSHELRTPLNSIIGFSDILLNENSGPLNEKQKRYISNAHKSGKHLLNLINDILSISNIESGKMDLHINEFFVSDAIDEVEALMMPIASEKEIDLTCNIDIEVPTIKADMIKFKQILYNLVSNAIKFTDQGGSVTIGGKISEDFVHISVKDTGIGISPEDRDKLFKPFFQVDSSTAREYGGTGLGLALVKKFVEMHGGEVWVESNVGEGSTFTFSIPINQGISEV, from the coding sequence ATGGTTAATGAGTTGAAAATAAACAGGACATTCAGAGAAATTGCCATTATTGTGGTTATGACCATTATCGTGACAATAATAGCAAAAATATCTGGCGGAATCCAGATGTTTTGTGAATGGTTTCAAGCACATGAAGTGGTACATGCACCCATTTTTGGATTTTTAGTTTTGATGTCCGGTCTTGCAATATATGGCCTCCGTAGCTACAATGAAACTGATCAAGAAATCGGCAGCTACAGGGATGTTAAACATTCTCTGCAAGAATCTGAGGAAAAATTCAGAACCATATTTGACAAGGCTAATGATGGGATATATCTGATAGATCTTCATGGTCGTTTCATTGATGTAAATGCTATAGCATGTAAACAAACGGGTTACAGTCGGGATGAAATGCTGCAAATGACATATAAGGACATGGGCTTTCCTGAAATTGATTACAAAAAACAAGTGAAAGAATTATACAAGAAAGGATACACCAGTTTCGAGTCAGCTTCTATTCTCAAGAATGGTTCCAATGCTTATGGTCAGATACGTTCTCAAATTATTCAATATGGTGGAAAGACAGCAATCCTAAGCATTGCCCGTGACATCACCGAACGCAAGAAGGCTGAGACCGATTTGCAGGAGTCTGAAAGGAAATTCAGAACTATATTTGAAAATGCCAATGATGGAATCAGTATAGCAGGCATAGAGGGTCACTTTTGGGACGTTAATCAGAAATTTTGTGAACTTCTGGGGTACAGCCGGGATGAACTGCTGCAGATGAAGATGTGGGACCTGGAACCTCACGAACAGATAGAAGAATCACTGGAACGAATGAAGGAATTACGCAAGCAAGGATATGCTATCTTTGAGACAGTTGGCGTTTGTAAGGGTGGTTCCACCATACCAATTGAGTTGAGTATCCGGATAATTAAATATGAAGAAAAGCCGGCTTTACTATGTGTTGTTCGTGACATCACCGAACGCAAGAAGACAGAGAAAGCGATAATCAATGCCAAAATTACTGCCGAAAATGCTAATCGGGTCAAGACTGAATTTATCACAAATATGAGCCATGAGCTAAGAACACCTTTAAACTCAATTATTGGTTTTTCGGATATACTTTTGAATGAGAACTCTGGTCCCTTGAATGAAAAACAGAAGAGATACATATCCAATGCTCATAAAAGTGGAAAGCATCTTTTGAATCTCATCAACGACATCCTATCCATCTCAAACATCGAAAGCGGTAAGATGGATCTTCATATTAATGAATTCTTTGTATCCGATGCTATTGATGAAGTAGAAGCATTGATGATGCCTATTGCATCAGAGAAGGAAATTGACCTGACATGTAACATCGACATTGAAGTGCCTACCATTAAAGCAGACATGATAAAATTCAAGCAGATTCTTTACAACCTCGTGAGCAATGCCATTAAGTTCACAGATCAAGGTGGATCAGTGACAATCGGAGGAAAAATATCAGAGGACTTTGTGCATATTTCTGTAAAGGACACTGGCATCGGTATTTCACCAGAGGATCGGGATAAACTGTTCAAGCCTTTCTTTCAGGTGGATTCTTCAACTGCCAGAGAATATGGAGGCACCGGTCTTGGCCTTGCACTTGTCAAGAAATTTGTTGAAATGCATGGTGGTGAGGTTTGGGTTGAAAGCAATGTGGGAGAAGGCAGTACGTTTACTTTTAGTATACCAATCAATCAGGGAATATCCGAAGTTTAA